Proteins encoded together in one uncultured Desulfosarcina sp. window:
- the amrB gene encoding AmmeMemoRadiSam system protein B produces MSLRKSAFSGSWYPADARACENQIKDFLEEGKDRSTSLPNPVGGIVPHAGWYFSGSIACNVIHQVAKATAPDVVVVFGMHMHAGSPRVIMPEGEWETPFGPLAVDTALANEITRQYDFQLESPTRFHQDNTIELQMPFIRYFFKDVRVVAMGVPPTPETLALAESVVETSNNLNLGIAVIGSTDLTHYGPNYGFTSKGYGAEAVDWVRNENDRSVIDAMIRMDARAVLREGQKKSNACCCGAAAAAITAGKALGAEKAEELIYATSYDKSPGDSFVGYVGIVF; encoded by the coding sequence ATGAGCCTTAGAAAATCTGCCTTTTCCGGAAGCTGGTATCCGGCTGACGCCCGGGCCTGCGAAAATCAAATCAAGGATTTCCTCGAAGAGGGGAAAGATAGATCGACGAGCCTGCCCAATCCGGTCGGCGGCATCGTTCCTCATGCCGGCTGGTATTTTTCCGGGAGCATTGCCTGCAACGTGATCCACCAGGTGGCCAAAGCCACAGCCCCCGATGTGGTAGTCGTGTTCGGCATGCATATGCATGCCGGTTCCCCGCGCGTCATCATGCCAGAGGGAGAATGGGAGACCCCATTTGGTCCCCTGGCCGTAGACACCGCACTGGCCAATGAGATCACCCGCCAATACGACTTTCAGCTGGAAAGCCCCACCCGCTTCCACCAGGACAACACCATTGAACTGCAGATGCCGTTCATCCGCTATTTTTTCAAGGATGTCCGGGTGGTGGCCATGGGCGTGCCACCCACCCCGGAAACCCTGGCGCTGGCCGAATCGGTCGTGGAAACCTCCAACAATCTGAACCTGGGCATTGCCGTTATCGGCTCAACGGACCTGACCCACTACGGACCCAATTACGGATTTACATCCAAGGGATATGGCGCCGAAGCGGTGGATTGGGTCCGCAATGAAAACGACAGGAGCGTCATCGACGCCATGATTCGCATGGATGCCCGGGCGGTTCTTCGGGAAGGGCAGAAAAAGAGCAATGCCTGCTGCTGCGGAGCTGCGGCGGCAGCCATCACCGCGGGCAAAGCCCTGGGCGCCGAAAAGGCCGAGGAACTGATCTACGCCACCAGTTATGACAAGAGTCCGGGGGATAGTTTTGTGGGGTATGTAGGGATAGTATTTTAG
- the nifU gene encoding Fe-S cluster assembly protein NifU: MWDYTDKTKDHFLNPRNVGFIDDFDGIGEVGSLACGDALKLTFKLDENERIADAKFQTFGCASAIASSSALTEIIKGMTLDEAAKVTNEDIADYLGGLPKEKMHCSVMGRDAMEKAIAYYRGEAEKKIEGEIVCECFGVTDKQIERAVRENGLVTIDEVTDYVKAGGGCGHCHDKIQFIIDEVLGNTPKAAKKPEALTNIQKIKMIDATLDREIKPALNQDGGDIELVDVDGNRVLVKLRGSCASCSKSEITLKHYVESKLKELVSQELVVEEV; the protein is encoded by the coding sequence ATGTGGGATTATACGGATAAAACTAAGGATCATTTTCTCAACCCGAGGAACGTGGGGTTCATCGACGATTTCGATGGGATCGGCGAGGTCGGCTCGCTGGCCTGCGGCGACGCCCTTAAGCTGACTTTCAAGCTGGATGAAAACGAGCGCATCGCCGACGCCAAATTTCAGACTTTCGGATGCGCCAGCGCCATCGCATCCTCATCGGCCCTGACAGAGATAATCAAGGGGATGACCCTGGATGAGGCCGCCAAAGTGACCAATGAGGATATCGCCGATTATCTGGGCGGCCTGCCCAAGGAAAAGATGCACTGCTCGGTTATGGGACGGGACGCCATGGAAAAGGCCATCGCTTATTACCGCGGGGAAGCGGAAAAGAAGATTGAGGGTGAAATCGTCTGCGAATGTTTCGGGGTGACCGACAAACAGATCGAGCGGGCCGTGAGGGAGAACGGGCTGGTGACCATCGACGAAGTGACCGATTACGTCAAAGCCGGCGGCGGCTGCGGCCACTGCCACGATAAAATCCAGTTCATCATCGACGAAGTCCTGGGAAACACGCCCAAAGCGGCAAAAAAGCCGGAAGCGTTGACCAATATCCAGAAGATCAAGATGATCGATGCCACCCTGGATCGGGAGATCAAACCGGCCCTGAACCAGGACGGGGGGGATATCGAGCTAGTGGATGTGGACGGCAACCGCGTGCTGGTCAAACTGCGGGGTTCCTGTGCCTCGTGCAGCAAATCCGAGATCACCCTGAAGCACTACGTGGAATCCAAGCTCAAGGAGCTGGTCTCTCAGGAACTGGTCGTCGAGGAGGTGTAG
- a CDS encoding alpha/beta hydrolase: MKSLSISILCLFAVFLFYFNDASAADRFFIERDSSETLAVFVHGFRGSHLRTWGNFAEYLNKEDCLKKVDFLFWGYPTRLFKKDEKIGSIGEHFKTEFDYLPKDKYKSMVLIAHSMGGLVVRSFIIQSLIDGKGEELSKIQHIILFGVPNDGSHIADRFPKDLNVQIDDLKTASRFITDLRKNWIDRVYYITKNDKYHRQIPVTTVVGFDDQIVTEESAKSFFPNTEKTDGDHFTMVKPNNKNHLSYKIVKTKIIESLPVLYTLMIRTQNSVNDIKGNQNLSKHPQSRSVVTVSLNGSCNSTFKINATRKSMDAGKWVESTFVSLNKCKFTDIKLELGRSPFMIFDDWAFDRIKIIDKEKNIVDEFGVWSIGDSRRTPDRKKTITIPIRFDSAIECAQ, translated from the coding sequence ATGAAAAGTCTTTCAATTAGTATTTTATGTCTATTTGCGGTTTTCTTATTTTATTTTAATGACGCAAGTGCAGCTGACAGATTTTTTATTGAGAGAGATTCAAGCGAAACACTTGCCGTATTTGTTCATGGATTCAGAGGTAGCCATCTTCGAACCTGGGGTAATTTCGCTGAATATCTTAACAAAGAAGATTGCTTAAAGAAGGTAGATTTTTTATTCTGGGGGTATCCAACTCGCCTATTTAAAAAAGATGAAAAGATTGGAAGCATTGGCGAGCATTTTAAAACAGAATTTGACTACTTGCCTAAAGATAAATACAAATCAATGGTCTTAATAGCCCATTCTATGGGAGGATTAGTAGTAAGGTCATTTATTATTCAATCACTTATCGATGGTAAAGGTGAAGAATTATCCAAAATCCAGCATATCATCTTATTTGGAGTTCCTAATGATGGTAGCCACATAGCTGACCGATTTCCAAAAGATTTAAATGTTCAAATTGACGACTTAAAGACAGCGAGCAGATTTATAACAGATCTTCGTAAAAACTGGATCGATCGAGTATATTATATAACAAAAAACGATAAATATCATAGACAAATACCGGTAACAACAGTCGTTGGCTTCGATGATCAAATAGTAACAGAAGAAAGCGCAAAAAGTTTTTTTCCGAATACTGAAAAAACTGATGGTGACCACTTTACTATGGTAAAACCAAACAATAAAAATCATTTAAGTTATAAAATTGTTAAGACAAAAATTATAGAATCCCTGCCAGTACTATACACATTAATGATACGAACGCAGAATTCTGTAAATGACATAAAGGGCAATCAAAACCTTAGCAAGCATCCACAAAGCAGATCTGTAGTTACTGTTAGTCTGAATGGTTCCTGTAATAGTACCTTTAAAATTAACGCTACGAGGAAATCGATGGATGCAGGCAAGTGGGTAGAATCCACGTTTGTTTCCTTAAATAAATGTAAATTTACTGATATAAAACTTGAACTTGGTCGAAGCCCATTTATGATATTTGATGATTGGGCCTTTGACAGAATCAAAATAATCGATAAAGAAAAAAATATTGTTGATGAATTTGGTGTATGGTCTATCGGTGATTCGAGAAGAACGCCTGATCGCAAGAAAACAATAACAATCCCTATTAGATTTGATAGCGCTATTGAATGTGCCCAATAG